The Candidatus Izemoplasma sp. genomic sequence ATTCGCCATTCCATATTGAAGACAATTATCCCCTATTTTCTATTAGCTATGATGATTGTTTTAGAGTTGCGAACCTTTGGTAATATGGTAATTGGTTTTTACTATAGCGAAATGTCTGGGTTAGCCTATTTACCCCTACATCTTTGTTCAACTAGTGCATTGTTAGTTATCATATATTTAAGTACACAGAAAGAACTCTTTTTAGATATTCTCATCATTCAAGGGATTGTTGGTGCTATTGTGACCTTTATTTTTCCATCAACCACAGCCCCACCGACATCATTTGAATATTGGCGCTTTTTCTTTTCCCATACATTATTATATATCACACCTGTTTACTATATCATTATTGAGAACAAACGGATTAATAAACGTACGCTAGTCATAGCCTTTATAAGTGTGCATCTGATTGCGGCTGTTGCGGTTAGTTTAAATCTAACGATTGGTACGAATTATATGTATTTATCTCCAGATAATAGCCACAATTTGTTTGCCTTTATTCCAATTCATCAAGTATTTCCTGCATTAGCTGATTGGCCTGGGGTCATTCTATTTGGTGAGATATTAACTTTTCCAGTGTATTTTAGTGTATATTATATCATTAAATGGGG encodes the following:
- a CDS encoding TIGR02206 family membrane protein is translated as MSLLTYTVGPVDTLWPMIFILLITIILLQFKAVIRHSILKTIIPYFLLAMMIVLELRTFGNMVIGFYYSEMSGLAYLPLHLCSTSALLVIIYLSTQKELFLDILIIQGIVGAIVTFIFPSTTAPPTSFEYWRFFFSHTLLYITPVYYIIIENKRINKRTLVIAFISVHLIAAVAVSLNLTIGTNYMYLSPDNSHNLFAFIPIHQVFPALADWPGVILFGEILTFPVYFSVYYIIKWGQKHLDEGGEYVKIREQF